The Mycobacterium paragordonae genome includes a region encoding these proteins:
- a CDS encoding DJ-1/PfpI family protein yields the protein MQAQIVLYDGFDPLDVIGPFEILAAGSEFVGGELAVSLVSAQGARSVPSGTLGLTLPATGALDPDKAGCVLVPGASGPIAGDPDEGVETIPVLLARAAGTELSPLLAKAFQNPEITMATVCGGSVIMAMAGLIEGRHAVTHHLGLDLLDAAGVNAVAARVVDDGDLVSSGGVTSGLDLALHLLDRWYGPRIAHAVEELFEYERRGIVWRNTGREPQEV from the coding sequence ATGCAGGCGCAGATAGTGCTTTACGACGGCTTCGACCCGCTGGATGTCATCGGCCCTTTCGAAATACTGGCCGCAGGCAGCGAATTCGTCGGGGGCGAACTGGCCGTGTCGCTGGTCTCCGCGCAGGGTGCTCGCAGCGTGCCCAGCGGGACCCTCGGCCTGACGCTGCCCGCCACCGGGGCGCTCGATCCGGATAAGGCGGGTTGCGTGCTGGTGCCCGGTGCCAGCGGCCCGATCGCCGGTGACCCCGATGAGGGCGTCGAGACCATCCCGGTGTTGCTGGCACGGGCGGCCGGCACGGAGTTGAGCCCGTTGTTGGCCAAGGCTTTTCAGAATCCGGAGATCACGATGGCCACCGTCTGCGGGGGGTCGGTGATCATGGCGATGGCGGGATTGATCGAGGGGCGCCACGCGGTGACGCATCACCTGGGCCTGGACTTGCTGGACGCGGCCGGGGTCAACGCGGTGGCGGCCCGCGTGGTCGACGACGGCGACCTGGTCTCCTCGGGCGGGGTGACGTCCGGGCTGGACCTGGCGCTGCATCTGCTGGACCGCTGGTATGGCCCACGGATCGCGCATGCCGTCGAAGAGCTTTTCGAGTACGAGCGGCGAGGCATCGTGTGGCGCAATACCGGCCGGGAACCACAGGAGGTTTGA
- a CDS encoding RecQ family ATP-dependent DNA helicase translates to MDGSAGDTSELDAVARTHFGWDELTDHQRAAMRAVLHGRDLLAVMPTGSGKSAIYLIPSVLTDGVTLVVSPLLALQKDQIAAIEESGAGTAVAVNSALRAAQRRRAWQAIDSGSADFVFISPEQLANDEVVDRLRRVRLSLCVVDEAHCVSAWGHDFRPDYRRLADVFHQLGQSIPITALTATASGVVRRDIIGRLGLHRPDVVVAGFDRPNLRLIVERYLEEENKRSAVIDWVAALQGPGLLYTATRKDAESYAESLRDKGIAAAFYHAGMSAAQREQVHVGFRDDAYEVVVATSAFGMGIDKPNVRFVAHASTPDSLDSYYQQIGRAGRDGGDAHALLFYRPEDLGLARFFTAGRPDEQLLRAVFGVLDPVQPTKLRDLRAALAVPGRRLTSAVNILEEAGAVRSTRNGFVRLAVSPDAALTAAQEMVELRERVDLSRVEMMRGYAETYSCRRVSLLSYFGEYLDEPCGNCDRCLAAEQLDDVRTERPAHDVGTAVRHSQWGSGMVIGGDHERVTVLFDEFGYRTLSMAAVREKGLLEVAAGDASAG, encoded by the coding sequence ATGGACGGATCGGCAGGCGACACCAGCGAACTCGACGCCGTTGCCCGCACTCACTTCGGCTGGGACGAACTCACCGATCACCAGCGCGCCGCGATGCGGGCGGTGCTGCACGGTCGTGATCTGCTGGCCGTCATGCCGACCGGTTCGGGCAAGTCGGCTATCTACCTGATCCCTTCCGTGCTGACCGACGGCGTGACGCTGGTGGTCTCGCCACTGTTGGCACTGCAGAAGGATCAGATCGCCGCCATCGAGGAGAGCGGCGCGGGAACAGCGGTGGCGGTAAACTCCGCACTGCGAGCCGCCCAGCGCCGCCGGGCGTGGCAGGCCATCGATAGCGGCAGTGCGGACTTCGTTTTCATCTCTCCCGAACAGTTGGCCAACGATGAGGTCGTCGACAGACTGCGCCGGGTGCGGCTGTCGCTGTGCGTTGTCGACGAAGCGCACTGCGTGTCGGCGTGGGGCCACGACTTCCGTCCGGACTACCGCCGCCTCGCCGATGTGTTTCATCAACTGGGACAATCGATTCCGATTACCGCCTTGACGGCGACCGCGTCGGGCGTGGTGCGACGGGACATCATTGGGCGGCTGGGATTACACCGGCCTGACGTCGTCGTCGCCGGGTTCGACCGACCCAACCTGCGTCTGATCGTCGAACGGTATCTCGAGGAGGAGAACAAGCGCTCCGCGGTGATCGACTGGGTCGCGGCCCTGCAGGGTCCCGGCCTGCTCTACACCGCCACCCGCAAAGATGCCGAGTCCTATGCGGAAAGTCTGCGCGACAAGGGCATTGCCGCAGCGTTCTACCACGCGGGCATGTCCGCGGCGCAGCGCGAGCAGGTACACGTCGGTTTTCGCGACGACGCGTATGAGGTCGTGGTGGCGACGTCGGCGTTCGGCATGGGCATCGACAAACCCAACGTGCGGTTCGTCGCTCACGCGTCGACTCCGGATTCGCTGGACAGTTACTACCAGCAGATCGGTCGGGCCGGCCGGGACGGCGGGGACGCCCACGCGCTGCTCTTCTACCGGCCCGAAGACCTCGGCCTGGCACGCTTTTTCACTGCGGGCCGACCGGACGAGCAGTTGCTCCGCGCGGTATTCGGCGTGCTGGACCCGGTGCAGCCGACGAAATTGAGAGACCTGCGTGCCGCACTGGCCGTCCCCGGGCGCAGGCTGACGAGCGCGGTCAACATCCTTGAGGAGGCCGGCGCGGTGCGCTCCACCCGGAACGGCTTCGTGCGCCTTGCGGTATCGCCCGACGCCGCGCTCACAGCTGCCCAGGAGATGGTGGAACTGCGCGAGCGCGTCGATCTCAGCCGGGTCGAGATGATGCGCGGCTACGCCGAAACCTATTCGTGCCGAAGGGTTTCGCTGCTCTCCTACTTCGGCGAATACCTGGACGAACCGTGCGGCAACTGCGACCGGTGCCTGGCGGCCGAACAATTGGATGACGTCAGAACCGAACGGCCGGCGCACGACGTCGGCACCGCGGTGCGGCATTCCCAGTGGGGCTCGGGCATGGTCATCGGTGGCGACCACGAACGGGTGACCGTGCTGTTCGACGAGTTCGGCTACCGGACGTTGTCCATGGCTGCGGTGCGCGAGAAGGGCCTGCTGGAGGTTGCGGCCGGGGACGCCTCGGCCGGGTGA
- the era gene encoding GTPase Era, with amino-acid sequence MSEFRSGFVCFIGRPNTGKSTLTNALVGAKVAITSMRPQTTRHTIRGIVHREDFQIILVDTPGLHRPRTLLGKRLNDLVRDTYTEVDVIGLCIPADEPIGPGDRWIVEQIRALAPKTTLVAIVTKIDKVPRDRVAAQLVAVSELVPDAAEIVPVSAVSGDQVDVLIDVLAAALPPGPAYYPDGELTDEPEEVLMAELIREAALEGVRDELPHSLAVVIEEVNPREDRDDLIDVHAVLFVERDSQKGIVIGKGGARLREVGTAARNQIEKLLGTKVYLDLRVKVAKNWQRDPKQLGRLGF; translated from the coding sequence GTGAGCGAATTCCGTTCGGGCTTTGTGTGTTTCATTGGCCGTCCCAACACCGGCAAGTCGACGCTGACCAATGCGCTGGTGGGCGCGAAAGTGGCGATCACCTCGATGCGCCCGCAGACCACCCGGCACACCATCCGCGGCATCGTGCACCGCGAAGACTTCCAGATCATCCTCGTCGACACCCCCGGTCTGCACCGGCCTCGCACCCTGCTGGGCAAGCGGCTCAACGACCTGGTTCGCGACACCTACACCGAGGTCGACGTGATCGGGCTGTGCATACCGGCCGACGAGCCGATCGGCCCGGGTGACCGCTGGATCGTCGAGCAGATCCGCGCCCTGGCGCCGAAGACCACCCTGGTGGCGATCGTGACCAAGATCGACAAGGTACCCAGAGACCGGGTGGCCGCCCAGCTGGTCGCGGTCAGCGAGCTGGTCCCCGATGCCGCCGAAATCGTGCCTGTGTCAGCCGTTTCCGGAGACCAGGTCGACGTGCTGATCGACGTCCTTGCGGCCGCGTTGCCGCCCGGCCCGGCGTACTACCCCGACGGTGAGCTCACCGACGAACCCGAAGAGGTACTGATGGCCGAGCTGATCCGCGAGGCCGCGCTCGAGGGGGTGCGCGACGAATTGCCGCACTCGCTGGCGGTGGTCATCGAGGAGGTCAACCCGCGGGAGGACCGTGACGACCTGATCGACGTGCATGCGGTGCTCTTTGTGGAGCGGGACAGCCAGAAGGGCATCGTCATCGGCAAGGGTGGCGCCCGGCTGCGGGAAGTGGGGACCGCGGCCCGCAACCAGATCGAGAAGCTACTCGGGACCAAGGTCTACCTGGACCTGCGGGTCAAGGTCGCCAAGAACTGGCAACGGGATCCCAAACAACTTGGCCGGCTAGGCTTTTAG
- a CDS encoding 16S rRNA (uracil(1498)-N(3))-methyltransferase, translating into MVATLFYVGALPDVGGLAVVDGDEGFHAATVRRIRPGEELVLGDGAGGLARCLVEQAGREGLRARVQARWTLPGSTPPVTVVQALPKSDRSELAVELATEAGADAFVAWRAARCVAIWEGARVDKGLRRWRAVARSAARQSRRAHIPPVDGVLSTAALTERVRAEVAAGGLVLALHESATERVADIPVAQANSVMLVVGPEGGIAPAEITALIGAGAVTVRLGPTVLRTSTAAAVALGALGVLTSRWDAPPLDGERDGNE; encoded by the coding sequence ATGGTAGCCACGCTGTTCTACGTCGGTGCGCTGCCCGACGTCGGCGGGTTGGCCGTGGTGGACGGCGACGAAGGCTTTCACGCGGCCACCGTCCGGCGGATCCGTCCCGGTGAGGAATTGGTGCTCGGTGACGGCGCCGGCGGCCTGGCCCGCTGCCTGGTGGAACAGGCTGGGCGCGAAGGACTTCGGGCCCGTGTGCAAGCCCGCTGGACCCTGCCGGGCAGCACCCCGCCGGTGACCGTCGTGCAGGCCCTGCCCAAATCCGACCGGTCCGAACTCGCCGTCGAATTGGCCACCGAGGCCGGAGCCGACGCATTCGTGGCCTGGCGGGCGGCGCGCTGTGTCGCGATATGGGAAGGCGCGCGCGTCGACAAGGGCCTGCGCCGGTGGCGGGCGGTGGCCCGTTCGGCCGCGCGGCAGTCCCGTCGGGCACACATCCCGCCGGTCGATGGGGTGCTGTCCACCGCGGCGCTGACCGAGCGGGTGCGCGCCGAGGTCGCCGCCGGTGGCTTGGTGCTGGCGCTGCACGAGTCGGCGACCGAGCGTGTTGCCGATATTCCTGTGGCGCAGGCGAACTCGGTGATGCTGGTGGTCGGCCCCGAGGGTGGAATCGCGCCTGCGGAGATCACGGCGCTGATCGGAGCGGGCGCCGTCACGGTGCGCCTGGGACCCACCGTGCTGCGCACCTCGACCGCCGCCGCGGTGGCACTGGGTGCGCTGGGCGTGCTCACCTCGCGCTGGGACGCACCACCACTCGACGGCGAAAGGGACGGTAATGAGTAG
- a CDS encoding PhoH family protein — MTPRETRAAETGVARQSDAQVRSSIDVPPDLVVGLLGRADENLRALERALKAKLHVRGNTVSLSGEPGDVALAERAVSELVAIVSRGQALTPEVVRHSVAMLTGTGNESPAEVLTLDILSRRGKTIRPKTLNQKRYVDAIDANTIVFGIGPAGTGKTYLAMAKAVHALQTKQVTRIILTRPAVEAGERLGFLPGTLSEKIDPYLRPLYDALYDMMDPELIPKLMSAGVIEVAPLAYMRGRSLNDAFIVLDEAQNTTAEQMKMFLTRLGFGSKMVITGDVTQIDLPGGAQSGLRAAVGILEDIEDIEIAELTSQDVVRHRLVSEIVDAYARYEEPGSGLNRAARRASGSRNRR, encoded by the coding sequence GTGACGCCCCGCGAGACCCGCGCCGCTGAAACTGGTGTAGCCAGGCAGTCCGACGCCCAAGTTCGCAGCAGCATCGATGTTCCGCCCGACCTCGTGGTGGGCCTGCTCGGCAGGGCCGATGAGAATCTGCGCGCCCTGGAACGCGCCCTTAAGGCCAAACTGCATGTACGGGGTAACACGGTCAGCCTGTCCGGTGAGCCGGGCGACGTCGCGCTGGCCGAACGGGCCGTCTCCGAACTGGTGGCGATCGTGTCCAGGGGCCAGGCGCTGACGCCCGAGGTGGTGCGGCACAGCGTGGCCATGCTGACCGGTACCGGCAACGAATCGCCGGCCGAGGTGCTCACGCTCGACATCTTGTCCCGCCGCGGCAAGACCATCCGGCCCAAGACGCTCAACCAGAAGCGTTACGTCGACGCGATCGACGCCAACACCATCGTGTTCGGCATCGGCCCGGCCGGTACCGGCAAGACCTATCTGGCCATGGCCAAGGCCGTGCACGCGCTGCAGACCAAGCAGGTCACCCGGATCATCCTGACCCGCCCCGCGGTGGAAGCCGGTGAGCGCCTTGGCTTTCTGCCCGGCACGCTGAGCGAGAAGATCGACCCGTATCTGCGCCCGCTGTATGACGCGCTCTACGACATGATGGACCCCGAGCTGATCCCGAAGCTGATGTCGGCCGGGGTCATCGAGGTGGCGCCGCTGGCCTACATGCGGGGCCGCTCGCTGAACGACGCGTTCATAGTGCTCGACGAGGCACAGAACACCACTGCCGAACAGATGAAGATGTTCCTGACCCGGCTGGGTTTCGGCTCGAAGATGGTGATCACCGGGGACGTCACGCAGATCGATCTGCCCGGCGGCGCGCAATCAGGGCTGCGGGCGGCGGTCGGCATCCTCGAGGACATCGAGGACATCGAGATCGCCGAGCTGACCAGCCAGGACGTCGTCCGGCACCGGCTGGTGTCGGAGATCGTCGACGCCTATGCCCGGTACGAGGAGCCCGGCTCCGGCCTGAACCGGGCGGCTCGGCGGGCATCCGGCAGCCGCAATCGTCGATGA
- a CDS encoding hemolysin family protein: MTSFYQLLGVIVLIGLGGLFAGLDAAINTVSLARVHELVRDERPGARSLLKVMADRPRYINLVVLLRIVCEITATALLAVYFQQQLSVGWGLFWAAAIMVVTSFVVIGVGPRTLGRQHAYSISLATALPLQAVSWLLMPISRVLVLLGNALTPGRGFRNGPFASEIELREVVDLAQQRGVVAADERRMIESVFELGDTPAREVMVPRTEMIWIEGDKSPSQAMALAVRSGYSRIPVIGENVDDILGVVYLKDLVRHIFYSSDRGRGSTVAQVMRPAVFVPDSKPLDALLREMQRDRNHMALLVDEYGAIAGLVSIEDVLEEIVGEIADEYDQAETAPVEELGDKRFRVSARLPIEDVGELYGVQFDDDLDVDTVGGLLALELGRVPLPGAEVVSHGLRLQAEGGRDHRGRVRIGTVLLSPVETEEDE, encoded by the coding sequence GTGACCAGCTTTTATCAGCTGCTCGGCGTGATCGTGCTGATCGGTCTGGGCGGGTTGTTCGCTGGGCTGGATGCCGCCATCAACACCGTGTCGCTGGCGCGGGTGCACGAGTTGGTCCGCGACGAGCGGCCCGGGGCCAGGTCGTTGCTGAAGGTGATGGCCGACCGGCCGCGCTACATCAACCTGGTGGTGCTGCTGCGCATCGTCTGCGAGATCACCGCGACCGCACTGCTGGCGGTCTATTTTCAGCAGCAACTCAGCGTGGGCTGGGGCCTGTTCTGGGCCGCGGCGATCATGGTGGTCACCAGCTTCGTCGTCATCGGCGTGGGCCCGCGCACCCTCGGCCGCCAGCATGCCTATTCCATCTCGCTGGCGACCGCCCTTCCGCTACAAGCGGTTTCATGGCTGCTGATGCCGATCAGCCGGGTGCTGGTGCTGTTGGGTAACGCGCTCACCCCGGGCCGCGGCTTCCGCAACGGGCCGTTCGCCTCCGAGATCGAGCTGCGCGAAGTCGTCGACCTGGCGCAGCAGCGCGGTGTGGTGGCCGCTGACGAGCGCCGCATGATCGAGTCCGTTTTCGAGCTCGGCGACACCCCGGCGCGGGAGGTGATGGTCCCGCGCACCGAGATGATCTGGATCGAGGGCGACAAGTCACCGAGCCAGGCGATGGCCCTGGCGGTGCGCAGCGGGTATTCCCGGATCCCGGTGATCGGTGAGAACGTCGACGACATTCTCGGTGTCGTCTACCTGAAAGACCTGGTGCGGCACATCTTTTATTCATCCGACCGCGGCCGGGGCAGCACCGTCGCGCAGGTGATGCGGCCGGCGGTGTTCGTGCCGGACTCCAAGCCCCTGGACGCACTGCTGCGCGAGATGCAGCGCGACCGCAACCACATGGCGCTGCTGGTCGACGAGTACGGCGCGATCGCGGGCCTGGTGAGCATCGAGGATGTGCTCGAGGAGATCGTCGGCGAGATCGCCGATGAATATGATCAGGCCGAGACGGCGCCGGTAGAAGAACTGGGGGACAAGCGCTTCCGGGTCTCGGCACGGCTGCCGATCGAGGATGTGGGCGAGCTGTACGGGGTGCAGTTCGACGACGATCTCGACGTCGACACCGTCGGCGGTCTGTTGGCATTGGAACTGGGGCGCGTCCCGCTGCCCGGCGCGGAGGTGGTCTCGCACGGTCTGCGCCTGCAGGCCGAAGGCGGCCGCGATCACCGGGGCCGGGTGCGGATCGGCACGGTGCTGCTGAGTCCGGTGGAAACCGAGGAGGACGAGTGA
- the ybeY gene encoding rRNA maturation RNase YbeY, with translation MSIEVSNESGIDVSETELVSVAKFVIARMDVNPAAELSMVLLDTAAMADLHMRWMDLPGPTDVMSFPMDELEPGGRPDAPEPGPAMLGDIVLCPEFAAEQAAAAGHSLGHELALLTIHGVLHLLGYDHGEPDEEREMFALQDRLLEEWVADQVEAYQHDRQHERDRRLLDKSRFFDQP, from the coding sequence ATGAGCATCGAGGTATCCAACGAGTCGGGCATCGACGTCTCCGAAACCGAACTGGTCAGCGTCGCGAAATTCGTCATCGCCCGGATGGACGTCAACCCGGCGGCCGAGTTGTCCATGGTGCTGCTGGACACCGCGGCCATGGCCGATCTGCACATGCGCTGGATGGACCTGCCCGGCCCGACGGACGTGATGAGCTTCCCGATGGATGAGCTCGAGCCGGGTGGTCGCCCCGATGCGCCGGAGCCGGGCCCGGCCATGCTGGGCGACATCGTGCTGTGCCCGGAGTTCGCCGCCGAACAGGCCGCCGCGGCAGGCCACAGCCTCGGGCACGAACTGGCGTTGCTCACCATCCACGGTGTGCTGCATCTGCTCGGCTACGACCACGGCGAACCCGACGAAGAGCGGGAGATGTTCGCCCTGCAGGACCGGCTGCTCGAGGAGTGGGTGGCCGACCAGGTCGAGGCGTACCAGCACGACCGGCAGCACGAACGGGACCGCCGGCTGCTGGACAAGTCAAGGTTTTTCGACCAGCCGTGA
- a CDS encoding PE domain-containing protein: MSYLITTPEVLTLAAAEAAGIGSSIQAANLSAFAPTSTVMAAAADEVSTAIASLFSGHALDYQALSKQVAAFQEQFVLAMNAAGGAYAAAELINAGPLQPVVDGVLDVINLPTNLFLGRPLIGDGYNGTPGTGQAGGDGGLLWGNGGAGGSAGLAGQTGGRGGNAGLIGNGGAGGMGGFRTGTGGAGGTGGLLWGNGGAGGTGGYGGVFVPAGTGGLGGWSLSPFGNPGAPGQPGIYLNMVTPDEANILQMLAPDRNFLLIGTDGTNLSRVLADPLNVNFRDFMSDGVTSASTIVGHTSVSNPSWTTIQTGVWSETAGVTNNVFTPWTYNDWPTVYNYLEAAYGNNIDTTVIANWPVITDIAGAGAFPADKITFVGHSASDPYWFASQNEVGQLSQQAITAANPAKGNFIFSYFVGVDENGHAYGGGSPEYAAALRNMDTNLGHYGNGTLGTGSGLLGAVSDWEINNGEQWDVLMVTDHGHIDPNQFNRGHGFQSPLETATFLIWDQAGSVLPAQNGLINNSWQIVSTTPTILDQFGITPQPYMQGAPLTSPVFDGTYVNPGANLFSVVSADFAAQGYPDPIVNYNLDARTVAATIPYLVYSPIQGIVDSVPSFLQPAVSWVGAGVYQALNIPAQVFVRLTGVTGNEIIPPILNPFYP; the protein is encoded by the coding sequence ATGTCGTACCTGATCACCACGCCGGAGGTCTTGACGTTAGCGGCGGCAGAAGCTGCGGGTATCGGCTCGTCGATCCAGGCGGCCAACCTGTCCGCGTTCGCTCCGACCAGCACGGTGATGGCTGCCGCCGCGGACGAGGTGTCAACGGCGATCGCCTCGCTGTTCTCCGGCCACGCCCTGGACTACCAGGCGCTCAGTAAGCAGGTGGCAGCGTTCCAGGAGCAATTCGTGCTGGCGATGAACGCGGCCGGCGGGGCCTACGCGGCCGCGGAGTTGATCAATGCCGGTCCGCTGCAGCCCGTCGTTGACGGGGTTCTGGACGTGATCAACTTGCCTACGAACCTCTTCCTGGGCCGCCCGCTGATCGGTGACGGGTACAACGGCACACCCGGCACCGGGCAGGCCGGTGGGGACGGTGGACTTCTCTGGGGCAACGGCGGCGCGGGCGGCTCGGCCGGACTGGCAGGCCAGACCGGTGGACGCGGCGGCAACGCCGGGTTGATCGGCAACGGTGGCGCCGGTGGTATGGGCGGCTTCCGGACCGGGACCGGCGGCGCGGGCGGTACGGGCGGGTTGTTATGGGGTAACGGCGGAGCAGGTGGCACCGGGGGCTACGGCGGTGTATTCGTCCCAGCGGGAACCGGTGGTCTCGGCGGGTGGTCGCTGTCCCCCTTCGGTAACCCTGGCGCTCCCGGCCAGCCCGGCATTTACCTCAACATGGTCACGCCGGACGAGGCCAATATTCTGCAGATGCTGGCCCCGGATCGAAATTTCCTGCTGATCGGCACGGACGGCACGAACCTGAGCAGGGTGCTGGCCGACCCGCTCAATGTGAACTTCCGCGACTTCATGTCGGACGGCGTCACGTCGGCGTCGACGATCGTCGGGCACACCAGCGTCTCGAACCCCTCGTGGACGACTATCCAAACCGGTGTGTGGAGCGAGACGGCCGGCGTCACCAACAACGTCTTCACGCCGTGGACGTACAACGACTGGCCGACGGTGTACAACTATCTCGAAGCCGCCTACGGCAACAACATCGACACCACCGTCATCGCCAACTGGCCGGTCATCACCGATATCGCCGGTGCCGGCGCGTTCCCCGCCGACAAGATCACCTTCGTCGGGCACTCAGCGAGCGACCCCTACTGGTTCGCGTCGCAGAACGAGGTTGGCCAGTTGAGCCAACAGGCGATCACCGCCGCGAACCCCGCCAAGGGCAATTTCATCTTCTCGTACTTCGTCGGCGTCGACGAGAACGGGCATGCCTACGGCGGCGGCTCCCCCGAGTACGCCGCGGCCCTGCGCAACATGGACACCAACCTCGGCCACTACGGCAACGGCACTTTGGGTACCGGCAGCGGGTTGCTCGGGGCGGTGTCCGACTGGGAGATCAACAACGGCGAGCAGTGGGACGTGCTGATGGTCACCGACCACGGCCACATCGATCCCAACCAGTTCAACCGCGGCCACGGGTTCCAATCACCTTTGGAGACAGCGACATTCCTGATCTGGGACCAGGCAGGTTCTGTTCTTCCCGCCCAGAACGGGCTGATCAACAACTCGTGGCAGATCGTCAGCACGACGCCGACAATTCTCGACCAGTTCGGCATCACCCCGCAGCCGTACATGCAGGGTGCACCCCTGACGTCCCCCGTCTTCGACGGCACCTACGTCAATCCCGGCGCCAACCTGTTCAGTGTGGTGAGCGCCGACTTCGCCGCACAGGGTTACCCGGACCCGATCGTGAACTACAACCTGGACGCCCGCACGGTCGCCGCCACCATCCCGTACCTGGTGTACAGCCCGATACAAGGCATAGTCGACTCGGTGCCCAGCTTCTTGCAGCCGGCGGTCTCCTGGGTCGGGGCAGGCGTCTACCAAGCGCTGAACATCCCCGCGCAGGTCTTCGTCCGGCTCACCGGAGTGACCGGCAATGAGATCATCCCGCCGATCTTGAACCCGTTCTACCCCTAA
- a CDS encoding GlxA family transcriptional regulator gives MHTVAVLAEPDVIAFDLAIAIETFGRARLADGGPGYRVRVCGAQRVVPAGPIGITTDFGLDELTTADTIVVPGRNDVSTPVGDDVIATLKDAYSKGIRIASICSGAFTLAAAGILDGRRATTHWMAAEFFAAAYPAVRLDADALYIDEGQILTSAGASAGLDLCLHMVARDYGSAVAADAARLAVAPLHRTGGQAQFIIRNRREANTELDAVLAWIENNAHRPLTLTDLARHASTSVRTLNRSFRRETGQTPMQWVNGVRIRHAQELLEATDDGVETIARRVGFASAANFREQFRRMTGVAPLSYRSTFREQRDAADGVAC, from the coding sequence ATGCACACCGTCGCCGTCCTTGCCGAACCGGACGTCATCGCGTTCGACCTGGCCATTGCGATAGAGACGTTCGGGCGCGCCCGGTTGGCCGACGGCGGGCCCGGCTACCGCGTGCGGGTCTGCGGTGCGCAACGCGTTGTCCCCGCGGGGCCGATCGGGATCACCACCGACTTCGGCCTTGACGAGCTCACGACCGCGGACACCATCGTCGTGCCCGGACGCAACGACGTCAGCACCCCCGTCGGCGATGATGTCATCGCCACGCTGAAAGACGCTTATAGCAAAGGAATTCGGATAGCGTCGATCTGCAGTGGGGCCTTCACGCTGGCGGCCGCGGGGATACTGGACGGCAGACGGGCGACTACGCACTGGATGGCGGCGGAGTTCTTCGCGGCCGCTTATCCCGCCGTCAGGCTCGACGCCGACGCGCTATACATCGACGAAGGCCAGATTCTCACCTCTGCCGGTGCATCCGCGGGCCTGGACCTGTGCCTGCACATGGTGGCCCGCGACTACGGCTCGGCGGTGGCCGCCGACGCGGCGCGGTTGGCGGTCGCGCCGTTGCACCGGACCGGCGGCCAGGCGCAGTTCATCATCCGCAACCGGCGCGAAGCCAACACCGAACTCGACGCGGTACTGGCCTGGATCGAGAACAACGCGCACCGGCCCCTGACCCTCACCGACCTCGCACGCCACGCTTCCACCAGCGTGCGAACGCTGAACCGCAGCTTCCGGCGCGAGACCGGTCAGACACCCATGCAGTGGGTCAACGGCGTGCGGATCCGGCACGCCCAGGAACTCCTCGAGGCGACCGACGACGGCGTCGAAACCATCGCTCGCCGAGTCGGATTCGCCTCGGCGGCGAACTTCCGTGAGCAGTTTCGCCGCATGACGGGCGTAGCACCACTGAGCTACCGCAGCACCTTCCGCGAGCAAAGGGATGCGGCTGACGGCGTGGCCTGTTAG